Sequence from the Drosophila subpulchrella strain 33 F10 #4 breed RU33 chromosome 3R, RU_Dsub_v1.1 Primary Assembly, whole genome shotgun sequence genome:
CTCAAACATTTGATTTTCGCAACGATTGCCAGCCTTGCAGTACTCAGGATTGCATTCATTGAAAAGCATGCGATTTAGGCAGCCTGATTCCTGCCCGCAGGGATGCTCGTCGCTCGGCTGGCAGTAACAAGCACTCAAATCCTCGAGATTCTGGGAGAAACGAACGGGTGGAACCGCCTTGTTGGTCTTGATTTTCACATATGGCGGCGGATGGAGCTTATTGCCGCTTTGCCGGCCAATGGCCTGTTCCTGACGTCGGGCTTTGATTATTTTCAGGAAGCGCGACGCTTCCTCCACACCGGTAGTGTAGTTCCGGAACAGCTGCGACTTGGTCTTATGGCTATCTCCCGTATCCCCCTCGATGTAGAGGTAAACGCGACGCCGGGAAATCCAGCCATGATCGTGGGTGCCAAAGAATCGTACTACAAAATCATTTTCTCCATGggctttctttaaaatattgcTGGGTATTTCAGTGGGCGGCAGGATGATGGCCGGCCACCAGCGGAAGTTGTTGAACTTAGCCCACACGATTTCGCCGTACAGCGGCAGTCGTCCGCTCTCGCACTCCTCGCAGATGTAGCTCTCGTTCTTCTTAATTGGAATATTCCGGCAGTGGGCGTGAACAGCAATAGGGCACGTTTCGCAACAGACCAGTTCGCCGCCCTTCACGCAGATGTAGCACCACAACACATTGACATGTGCATCCGCCTTGGCGATGTTGTGTCGCGGACAtatgatatgggtggcatttAACATCTGTGTGCCGGCTGGAATGCAGTGAGAGTCCTGGTGATAGGTGGCCGGACAGCGAACACACTTGGCCAGTTTGGAGCTGCCCAGCTGCTGGAACTTTCCGCTGGGATCGTCCGAGACGCATGTGTGGCACACGTGCCGTGGGCAACGGGCAGAGAGTTTACTGCTGTTCGCCTGCGGCCAATACTTGCAGCAGCTCGTGTGGAACCTCTTGCCACACAGAGGCTGGCTACATGTCAAGAGTTTATCTTCGGTTAGGGTCTGTGGTGGTTCGTCCTCCTTGGTTGGTGTGCTTGGTAGAGCACTTGCTGGTGATTCAATTTGGTGGCAAATAACACAGCCCTCCGGTTCGCCAATGCTGCACTCGTGGCAAACGAGTGGAGTGCCCCCAGTGGCAACCACCTTGACATCGGCTGTTACATGGTCATCATCGGGACTGGGCGACTTCGATGTGGGCGAGACGACGGTGGCCTTTCTGCTGCCAATCTTGGGCATCGGAGCTCCTGTCTCCTTTCGTTCCAGGCAGTCGGCATGCAGCCAGCTGGAGCAACTGCGCGAACAGCGCACCAGATCGGAGCCCGCCTGGTAGCAGTATTTGCACACCGGCTCGCGGTTGAGCCCGCGAAAAAGGTACTTGCTGTCCAGCTGCAAGATATCTTCGACCACCTCCTCGATGGGCCGGTTGACGGGCTTTTTGGGTTTGGGCGCCTCAGTCAGGCGACGATCCGGTTCCGGAGGTACCGGCGTTGAACTGGGTGTCACCACAGGGGTCATGCTGCGGCGCACCATCATGCTTTTGAGACGATTAGAGAGCCGTTTGATTGTGCCCACTCCGTTGCTCCGTCCCACCACCGATGAACCCAATGGTTGGTCCATCTCGCCGCTGGCAAAGTCACGTTCAAGCTCGCGTAACTGGATCTGCTTCAGGGACCAGATATTGCTGACCACGGCGAGCAGAACCTTTTCCACTTTTTCCTCGGAACGGTGCACCATCACGTATTCCTTGACGGCATCGAACAGTTGACCAAACTCGGGATTTTCATAGATGGAGGACTCTGGTGTAAGGTTCTTCTCCATGCTGGTTTCGGTCTGAGAAGGTGTCACTGCCATGGTGGTGCTGCCAGTATCCGCTTCGTTGCCACCGCTTAGTTTGCGACGCTTGGACCGCTTATCGTTTTTGCTCTTTAGGGGCGAGAAAGCAGGGCTGAAAGGCGACTCGGAGCGCTCCCGCTTCACGGCCACCAACTGCGTGACTGGTTTGTTATGGAGGTTATCCGTGGAATCGTACAGACTGCTGCCCACGTCCGATGTGTCCTGCATCATAGATTTGGTTCGGTTGCGCTTCTGTTTATTCAGTGTTCTGAAAAGGAAGCCAAAGGGTGAGCAAGTTAATAAGATAACCGTGAGAGACTTTTACTTACACCACACTCTCGTAGATCTGGTAGAATTTTTCGAGACGATCGGAGTACGGGACCTGGGACATAAGCTGGGCCTCATCGATGGCTTGCCGCCAGATGACCACCTTCGTCCGCTTGGGCATCATCTGTCGGTACTTTGCGCTCTTTGGTCCGTTCTTGATTCGCACTTCCTCGCGCTGCTCCTCAAAGGCCTTGAGCCCGGCGAAGGTCAACAGATTCTCCGGCTTGATCCAGTTGCGACGTCCGTTGTCCGCAAAGAAGCGCACATGCACCTGGATGGGCACCGTGGCGTTGTCCAGGGATAAGCGCTGCGGATGACTTGGCATGTTGCCCACAATCTGGCCAATCGGATCAGGACAAACCATGCAGGGCCAAAAGCAGTACGAGAAGACCTTGCCCCAAAACAGATCACCCACTTGATAAGTTGGCCAACCGGGATCAGTGACTATGGACAGGCCTTTGGCGCTATCAATGCTCACGGAGGAGGGGGATTTGATTGTCGTGGCAAGCGCAGTGGAGCTCAAGTCGGGGGGCGATTTCAAGTCGACCTCTGTGGAGGCGGCAAATGGGAGAGCGAATGTCAGTTCTTCAGGTCTTTTGTCCACGTCCCTTGGCTCTTCACTGGGAACTCGGGTATTGGTTTCTTCTGGTTTGTTATCTATATCTAAGCTGGTAGTATCCTCTTGCTTTATAGGAACCTCTATGGCCGTTTCATGCTCAGCCTCAGTCTCGGATTTGATGGAGATCGTCGAAGTTTCAGTATCTGGTTTTGAGGATTCTTCTGACATGGGGACCTCCCCATCGCTTGGCTCTATTTTAATACACAATTCCTCTTCCAGGGTCTCTGTTTCCAGGTCTATGGACACTTTTGACTTTGACATACGCTTCATTTTGCGCTGCTTGCGAACGGTTGGTCGAATGGCCAGGTCTTCCGAATCCGCCTCAAAGCCCGTGGTGTTGGGCGAACTGGCGCCGTTTTTGATCAGCAGCTTCTCAATCGGACTCATGTATGCCTTGCTGCCGAGCAACTGGGCGCCActgcctcctcctcctcctcccccGGTGGACCTGGGCGATGCATTGTCGCGGGACAGGGTCTCGCAGGTACTGCTACTGTTATTTAGGGACGCCACTTGGGTAACGCGTCGCCTCGTTGTGCGTATCGTGTCGTCGGAGTCGGAAAGCGGCGTGGGCGAGTTGGCATTGGCGTAACCAATGTATTTGGGGCTCAGGGCCGATTGCAAGTTGATAAGATCGCGTTTACCTACAGCAGCACAAACACACGCGCACACAAAAGGCAAATAAATTAGCATATGGACGGCACAGGGCGGGGTATATTGCGCCATTGCAATACTCACGGTTCACCATGGTCAGACGCTGCTGTTTGGGTGTTGGCGTCTGCCGCTGCTGGTTTTCCACCTCGGACTCCTCCCCTGCCATCGCCACGACCGCGCTCTGGCCGGGATTGACTTTCACCGGTCGTCTAACGGGAGTACTGTTCCCGGCGTCCTTTGGCGTTGGGACTTCACCATCGTCTCCTTCTGTAGCCAACGACTCGTCGATTCCCGCATCGGTGGCCTGGGGATCGGAGGCGGAATTGCACATTACATTTCCATGGGCAGCATCGCCCTCGATCTCGGAGTGCGCATCCGTGCTCAGCTTCATTGTGCGGTCCAATTCAGTGGcgctaaattaaatttaacaatttcCAAGAACACACAGCGCTTCGCGTGCGCCAAAACTTCGATTGCAACCGTGGGCATCGCGGGAGTTACCGATGACGCAGTCGATGCATCGATAAGTTCGGTAAAATATCGTAGACACAAGCCGTTACACTGATTACCGATTGAATTTAGCACAGTGGGTCACACAGATTTATTTTGGTTAGCTATAAATTAAATacgtttaatttatttttagtacTATTAtgaaatattgattttataaGATTGTTTTGGTATTGTGTTCCAGGCTAGAAACAACCTTCAACTTAAGTTGTCAAAAATGAATACCTAACATTTTTTTCCCTggaaaataaacattttcagAACAACTTTCAGTTAATAATATCCCAGTTTgcaggcacaacaagtttctTCTGAAAATAGCTAAATCTGGCTACAAAGTAGTAAGAGAGCATCACTAGTTGAACCAGACTGGCCTCACGAGCCAGACCAAGGCC
This genomic interval carries:
- the LOC119563172 gene encoding probable histone-lysine N-methyltransferase Mes-4, whose amino-acid sequence is MKLSTDAHSEIEGDAAHGNVMCNSASDPQATDAGIDESLATEGDDGEVPTPKDAGNSTPVRRPVKVNPGQSAVVAMAGEESEVENQQRQTPTPKQQRLTMVNRKRDLINLQSALSPKYIGYANANSPTPLSDSDDTIRTTRRRVTQVASLNNSSSTCETLSRDNASPRSTGGGGGGGSGAQLLGSKAYMSPIEKLLIKNGASSPNTTGFEADSEDLAIRPTVRKQRKMKRMSKSKVSIDLETETLEEELCIKIEPSDGEVPMSEESSKPDTETSTISIKSETEAEHETAIEVPIKQEDTTSLDIDNKPEETNTRVPSEEPRDVDKRPEELTFALPFAASTEVDLKSPPDLSSTALATTIKSPSSVSIDSAKGLSIVTDPGWPTYQVGDLFWGKVFSYCFWPCMVCPDPIGQIVGNMPSHPQRLSLDNATVPIQVHVRFFADNGRRNWIKPENLLTFAGLKAFEEQREEVRIKNGPKSAKYRQMMPKRTKVVIWRQAIDEAQLMSQVPYSDRLEKFYQIYESVVTLNKQKRNRTKSMMQDTSDVGSSLYDSTDNLHNKPVTQLVAVKRERSESPFSPAFSPLKSKNDKRSKRRKLSGGNEADTGSTTMAVTPSQTETSMEKNLTPESSIYENPEFGQLFDAVKEYVMVHRSEEKVEKVLLAVVSNIWSLKQIQLRELERDFASGEMDQPLGSSVVGRSNGVGTIKRLSNRLKSMMVRRSMTPVVTPSSTPVPPEPDRRLTEAPKPKKPVNRPIEEVVEDILQLDSKYLFRGLNREPVCKYCYQAGSDLVRCSRSCSSWLHADCLERKETGAPMPKIGSRKATVVSPTSKSPSPDDDHVTADVKVVATGGTPLVCHECSIGEPEGCVICHQIESPASALPSTPTKEDEPPQTLTEDKLLTCSQPLCGKRFHTSCCKYWPQANSSKLSARCPRHVCHTCVSDDPSGKFQQLGSSKLAKCVRCPATYHQDSHCIPAGTQMLNATHIICPRHNIAKADAHVNVLWCYICVKGGELVCCETCPIAVHAHCRNIPIKKNESYICEECESGRLPLYGEIVWAKFNNFRWWPAIILPPTEIPSNILKKAHGENDFVVRFFGTHDHGWISRRRVYLYIEGDTGDSHKTKSQLFRNYTTGVEEASRFLKIIKARRQEQAIGRQSGNKLHPPPYVKIKTNKAVPPVRFSQNLEDLSACYCQPSDEHPCGQESGCLNRMLFNECNPEYCKAGNRCENQMFESRKSPRMEVVYMNERGFGLVNREPIAQGDFVIEYVGEVINHAEFQQRMVQKQRDRDENYYFLGVEKDFIIDAGPKGNLARFMNHSCDPNCETQKWTVNCIHRVGLFAIKDIPANTELTFNYLWDDLMNNSKKVCFCGATRCSGEIGGKLKDGTAKDTNVPSTSKGKSGSAKVKQLRRGKATTVRIHVAAAKKVKKAPKVKHISADDEPIEVKKEQ